One genomic window of Corticium candelabrum chromosome 21, ooCorCand1.1, whole genome shotgun sequence includes the following:
- the LOC134196520 gene encoding uncharacterized protein LOC134196520: protein MTSFLILCLAISLACCRVDGGSSGQKQTCRSTAPNTYGRDEFLCPIDQQCKPANQRCLGPSSQVCAQNGKMEEGCNYDASRQQYEYYKGQAPLLSSSSSISRRKREYFKNHKPYHVFVDYRGFTFEFGGYRAQILDKNDPKYKYGPHGTGTVNKREYMGTSDCTYGELQTFVQDRNRKYDVFTNNCQHFAAGLITILSNNCAKIRAYRPQRKRDTAIPDDLAAYFSQITTGNCSLSSNGDSNSPNGSVATETGLVWMYSLVAIMTTSFVSRGL from the coding sequence ATGACGTCGTTCTTGATTCTCTGTCTCGCTATATCTCTAGCGTGTTGTAGAGTCGATGGAggcagtagtggacaaaagcaAACGTGCCGCAGTACAGCTCCCAACACTTATGGTAGAGACGAGTTTCTGTGTCCAATTGACCAGCAATGCAAGCCCGCCAATCAACGCTGTCTCGGCCCATCCAGTCAAGTGTGTGCGCAGAATGGAAAGATGGAAGAAGGTTGTAACTACGACGCGTCACGTCAACAATACGAGTATTATAAAGGACAAGCTCCACTTTTATCAAGTTCAAGTTCAATAAGCAGAAGAAAACGAGAATATTTTAAGAATCATAAACCTTACCATGTCTTCGTCGACTACCGTGGTTTCACCTTTGAATTTGGAGGATACAGAGCGCAAATACTGGACAAAAACGATCCGAAGTATAAATATGGCCCACATGGTACTGGTACAGTAAATAAACGTGAGTACATGGGCACCAGCGACTGTACCTATGGAGAACTGCAAACGTTCGTACAAGACCGGAACAGAAAGTACGATGTTTTCACTAACAATTGCCAACACTTTGCTGCAGGGCTTATCACTATACTGTCCAACAATTGCGCAAAGATTCGAGCTTATCGTCCgcaaagaaagagagacacaGCCATCCCCGACGATTTAGCTGCTTACTTTAGTCAAATAACGACGGGTAACTGCTCTCTGTCTTCCAACGGCGACAGCAACTCACCAAATGGATCTGTGGCGACTGAGACCGGTCTTGTCTGGATGTACAGTCTCGTTGCTATTATGACGACCTCATTCGTGAGTCGTGGGCTTTAG
- the LOC134196633 gene encoding hemiasterlin resistant protein 1-like, with the protein MPRRGGGGRRSASGTRQRQYRLPAERPSSSVAQSHPQQPGQQSSRPGLLGQFASTAAGVAVGHAVGEAIVGSFSNHSDTSAQTSAPQSFSQANGDQHQQMPCQLELQRFMKCAENQSDLTFCEQFHQSFKDCKMLYNIQ; encoded by the exons ATGCCACGAAGAGGAGGCGGAGGACGACGTTCTGCTAGTGGGACGCGTCAGAGACAGTACAGGTTACCCGCAGAACGACCGAGCAGCTCAGTTGCTCAGAGTCATCCACAGCAACCTGGACAACAGTCTTCAAGACCCGGACTTCTAGGACAGTTTGCTTCGACGGCGGCAGGAGTTGCTGTA GGACATGCAGTGGGTGAAGCTATTGTGGGTTCATTTTCGAACCACTCTGATACTTCAGCACAAACGAG TGCACCGCAATCGTTTAGCCAAGCCAACGGTGACCAACACCAGCAGATGCCGTGTCAACTTGAGCTCCAACGTTTCATGAAGTGTGCAGAGAATCAGTCTGATTTGACGTTTTGTGAACAGTTTCATCAGTCATTCAAAGACTGCAAAATGCTATACA ACATTCAGTGA
- the LOC134196258 gene encoding nuclear cap-binding protein subunit 2-like yields MAFVVDSAEKLGSYRDHSYQGSRSEQEELLRKSTTLYVGNLSFYTTEEQIHALFSMCGNVKKIIMGLDKVKRTPCGFCFVEYYAREDSANAIRYINGTKLDDRIVRTDWDVGFKEGRQYGRGKSGGQVRDEYRQGYDDGRGGFGKVFERQMVASGMLPVPSGDTESGL; encoded by the exons atgGCATTTGTAGTCGACAGCGCAGAGAAACTCGGCTCTTATCGAGACCACAGCTACCAG GGCTCGAGGTCTGAACAAGAGGAGCTGCTGCGTAAGAGCACAACGTTGTACGTCGGTAATTTGTCGTTCTACACGACGGAGGAGCAAATCCACGCGTTGTTCAGCATGTGTGGAAACGTGAAAAAGATCATAATGGGTCTGGACAAAGTGAAGAGGACGCCGTGTGGATTCTGTTTTGTCGA ATACTATGCTCGTGAGGATTCTGCCAATGCTATTCGTTACATCAATGGAACGAAACTCGATGATAGGATAGTTCGGACAGATTGGGATGTGGGCTTCAAAGAAGGCAGACAATACGGACGGGGGAAGAGTGGCGGCCAg GTACGAGACGAATACAGGCAAGGCTACGATGATGGCAGAGGAGGTTTTGGTAAAGTATTTGAGAGACAGATGGTAGCATCAGGAATGTTACCAGTGCCCAGCGGTGACACAGAAAGCGGTCTCTAG
- the LOC134196479 gene encoding rhomboid-related protein 4-like, producing MFGPRRRWRRGPSRGSGLGLMLLAGQLYQIGLNRIPPVTLATLIAQVTIFLNVWRRFNVRLPRIRDACVSVVHVWHHGQWRRLLWASFLHVDEWHLYYNMASFVWKGLSVERRMGSARFLYVLAVFSLLVNLLLVALNVLAVRVLEEDRYYTDCAVGFSGVIFALKVLTTYDLPSGHVTSVMGLFAVPTRLACWVELVVTSLLFPNVSFVGHLAGILVGMLYVRGPLHGLMHGIFVGPSESSRRFVTSSYQHDYTHSYHGGSNQQRHQYNREVERVTGDNTANSSDNSPEVQAAIAASLRASRGGHLRPLSTRQSNQFKTRRQVASHNVEDDDPELQRAIRQSLEIEERETQPVAPSAPPEDTLGEQQYSNDTNYTGIQSNIDLNHLREARLARFQRNT from the exons ATGTTTGGTCCACGTCGTCGTTGGAGACGGGGCCCCTCACGAGGTTCGGGCCTCGGTCTGATGCTTTTAGCCGGACAACTCTATCAAATCGGACTCAATCGCATTCCACCCGTCACTCTAGCCACACTCATCGCCCAAGTCACAATATTCCTCAACGTCTGGCGTCGATTCAACGTTCGCCTGCCGAGAATTCGAGACGCCTGCGTCAGTGTCGTTCACGTTTGGCACCACGGCCAGTGGCGTCGCCTTCTCTGGGCCTCGTTTCTTCACGTCGACGAGTGGCATCTCTACTACAACATGGCCTCGTTTGTTTGGAAGGGTTTATCAGTGGAAAGGAGGATGGGGAGTGCGAGGTTTCTGTATGTTTTGGCGGTCTTTTCCCTGCTCGTTAATTTATTGCTTGTTGCGCTCAATGTGTTGGCCGTGAGAGTACTAGAGGAGGACCGTTACTATACTGACTGCGCTGTTGGATTTTCTGGCGTCATATTTGCGTTGAAAGTGTTGACGACGTATGATTTGCcttccggtcacgtgacgtcgGTGATGGGTCTGTTTGCTGTTCCGACTCGATTGGCTTGTTGGGTCGAGTTGGTGGTGACGTCACTTTTGTTTCCTAATGTCTCGTTTGTTGGTCACTTGGCTGGGATACTCGTTGGGATGTTGTATGTGAGAGGTCCGTTGCATGGTCTGATGCATGGGATATTTGTGGGACCATCGGAAAGCAGTCGACGATTTGTGACGTCATCGTATCAACATGACTATACTCACAGTTATCATGGAGGATCGAATCAGCAGCGACATCAGTACAACAGAGAGGTAGAGCGTGTGACAG GTGACAATACCGCTAATTCCAGTGACAACAGTCCTGAAGTTCAGGCGGCTATAGCAGCTAGCTTACGTGCATCTAGAGGAGGACATCTAAGACCGTTGTCAACGAGACAATCAAATCAATTTAAGACGAGACGGCAAGTTGCATCACACAATGTCGAGGATGACGATCCAGAACTACAGAGAGCCATACGACAGAGCTTGGAAAttgaagagagagagacacagCCAG TTGCTCCATCGGCTCCTCCTGAAGACACGTTAGGCGAGCAGCAATATTCCAATGACACAAACTATACGGGCATACAATCAAATATTGATTTGAATCATCTTAGAGAGGCTCGACTTGCAAGATTTCAGAGAAACACGTAG